A genomic region of Kribbella sp. NBC_00382 contains the following coding sequences:
- a CDS encoding thymidylate synthase, translating to MRQYLELLDHVLTTGVEKGDRTGTGTLSVFGYQSRYDLTQGFPAVTTKKLHLRSVIGELIWFLSGSTNIKWLHENNISIWDEWADADGELGPVYGYQWRSWPTPDGRHIDQISALIESIKTNPNSRRHIVSAWNVADVDGMALPPCHTMFQFYVADGKLSCQLYQRSADIFLGVPFNIASYALLTHMVAQQTGLEVGDFVHTLGDAHLYLNHLDQAKLQLTREPRPLPTLRLAKRDSIDSYEIADVVLDGYDPHPGIKAPIAV from the coding sequence ATGCGGCAGTATCTGGAGCTTCTCGACCACGTTCTCACCACCGGCGTCGAGAAGGGCGACCGCACCGGCACCGGCACGCTCAGCGTCTTCGGCTACCAGTCGCGCTACGACCTCACCCAGGGCTTCCCCGCGGTGACGACCAAGAAGCTGCACCTGCGCTCGGTGATCGGTGAGCTGATCTGGTTCCTGAGCGGCTCGACCAACATCAAGTGGCTGCACGAGAACAACATCTCGATCTGGGACGAGTGGGCCGACGCCGACGGCGAGCTGGGCCCGGTCTACGGCTACCAGTGGCGCTCCTGGCCGACCCCGGACGGCCGGCACATCGACCAGATCTCCGCGCTGATCGAGTCGATCAAGACCAACCCGAACTCCCGCCGGCACATTGTCAGCGCCTGGAACGTCGCGGACGTCGACGGGATGGCATTGCCGCCCTGCCACACGATGTTCCAGTTCTACGTTGCCGACGGCAAGTTGTCCTGCCAGCTGTACCAGCGCTCGGCCGACATCTTCCTCGGCGTCCCGTTCAACATCGCTTCGTACGCCCTGTTGACGCACATGGTCGCCCAGCAGACCGGTCTCGAGGTCGGCGACTTCGTCCACACCCTCGGCGACGCGCACCTCTACCTGAACCACCTCGACCAGGCCAAGCTCCAGCTCACCCGCGAGCCCCGCCCGCTACCGACGCTGCGGCTGGCCAAGCGCGACTCCATCGACTCGTACGAGATCGCGGACGTCGTACTCGACGGCTACGACCCGCACCCCGGGATCAAGGCGCCGATCGCGGTATGA
- a CDS encoding dihydrofolate reductase produces MTVILIAAVGANGVIGRDNDLPWRIREDLQHFKALTLGHTLVMGRKTYDSIGRPLPGRRTVVVTRQLDWAVDGVEVTHDLDVALKLADGNDLYVAGGGEIYRQALPYADRLELTEVDQSPDGDVTFPTFDRTDWRETARIQHDGFAFVTYVR; encoded by the coding sequence ATGACCGTCATCCTGATCGCCGCGGTCGGTGCCAATGGCGTGATCGGGCGGGACAACGATCTGCCCTGGCGGATTCGTGAGGATCTGCAGCATTTCAAGGCGTTGACGCTCGGGCATACGTTGGTGATGGGCCGTAAGACCTACGACTCCATCGGCCGGCCGTTGCCTGGTCGGCGTACTGTCGTCGTCACCCGGCAGCTCGACTGGGCCGTCGACGGTGTCGAGGTCACGCACGACCTGGACGTTGCCCTGAAGCTTGCTGATGGCAACGACCTGTACGTGGCCGGCGGTGGGGAGATCTACCGCCAGGCGCTCCCGTACGCCGACCGCCTGGAACTGACCGAGGTCGACCAGTCCCCCGACGGCGACGTCACCTTCCCCACCTTCGACCGCACCGACTGGCGCGAAACCGCCCGAATCCAGCACGACGGTTTCGCGTTCGTCACCTACGTTCGCTAG
- a CDS encoding toxic anion resistance protein, which translates to MTEADNTQGAAAAQQAAAAPAISPLQPPTATAPGLILTAPAPTQPVAATAAPSLAPAVDPAALPGLDSKVDSFLTSLMTAAPRSPEFAQKAGDVRSMGDVDIRHAAESSNRLLQSPVKALTSGGLAEGSTVGKTLLELRRTVENLDPKEATGPKKLLGMIPFGDKIEDYFRKYQSAQSHLEGILHSLRNGQDELGKDNAALNLEKQQLWDAMGRLNQYVYVAERLDARLSATIAELELSDPDKARALREDVLFYVRQKHQDLLVQLAVSIQNYLAIDIVIKNNIELIKGVDRASTTTVSALRTAVIVAQALGNQKLVLDQITALNTTTSGMIERTSQMLRDNSVAIQQQAASATIGLPQLQAAFANIYATMDAIDTFKSEALDNMAATIGTLEGEVTKSRSYLDRVAKQDQRVVSGTLDLGR; encoded by the coding sequence ATGACCGAAGCTGACAACACCCAGGGCGCCGCAGCAGCACAGCAGGCTGCGGCAGCACCGGCTATCTCGCCGCTGCAACCGCCTACTGCGACCGCACCTGGGCTGATACTAACCGCGCCGGCGCCAACACAGCCAGTAGCGGCCACCGCCGCGCCGAGCCTGGCTCCGGCGGTCGATCCGGCCGCGCTGCCCGGCCTGGACTCGAAGGTCGACTCCTTCCTGACCTCGCTGATGACCGCCGCGCCGCGGTCACCGGAGTTCGCCCAGAAGGCCGGCGACGTCCGCAGCATGGGCGACGTCGACATCCGGCACGCCGCGGAGAGCTCGAACCGGCTGCTGCAGTCGCCGGTCAAGGCGCTGACCAGCGGCGGCCTGGCCGAGGGCTCGACGGTGGGCAAGACGCTGCTGGAGCTCCGCCGTACGGTCGAGAACCTGGACCCGAAGGAAGCCACCGGGCCGAAGAAGCTGCTCGGGATGATCCCGTTCGGGGACAAGATCGAGGACTACTTCCGCAAATACCAGAGCGCCCAGAGCCACCTCGAGGGCATCCTGCACTCGCTCCGCAACGGCCAGGACGAGCTCGGCAAGGACAACGCCGCGCTGAACCTGGAGAAGCAGCAGCTCTGGGACGCGATGGGCCGGCTGAACCAGTACGTCTACGTCGCCGAGCGGCTCGACGCGCGGCTGTCGGCGACCATCGCCGAGCTGGAGCTGTCCGACCCGGACAAGGCCCGGGCGCTGCGCGAGGACGTCTTGTTCTACGTCCGCCAGAAGCACCAGGACCTGCTCGTCCAGCTGGCCGTGTCGATCCAGAACTACCTGGCCATCGACATCGTGATCAAGAACAACATCGAGCTGATCAAGGGTGTCGACCGAGCCTCGACGACGACGGTCTCGGCACTGCGGACCGCGGTCATCGTGGCGCAGGCGCTGGGCAACCAGAAGCTGGTGCTCGACCAGATCACCGCGCTGAACACGACCACCAGCGGGATGATCGAGCGCACCTCGCAGATGCTGCGGGACAACTCGGTCGCGATCCAGCAGCAGGCGGCGTCGGCGACCATCGGGCTGCCGCAGCTGCAGGCGGCGTTCGCCAACATCTACGCCACGATGGACGCGATCGACACCTTCAAGAGCGAGGCGCTGGACAACATGGCGGCCACCATCGGCACGCTCGAGGGCGAGGTGACCAAGTCCCGCAGCTACCTGGACCGAGTCGCAAAGCAGGACCAGCGCGTCGTCTCGGGCACGCTCGACCTCGGCCGCTGA
- a CDS encoding AAA family ATPase, whose protein sequence is MTGAGGTSLQDALSGLLAVATRAGVAESVARAEALSLAAALAESAPGASADWAAVTPGFGTQDFFDAAVRGRRWRGAPTAVLTDLVAQGSAEKVPYAEALAEVASAACSLGEPTMRVIGNASVAAAAQLQAAGARQQVQVGATPTTAAPAVEAKPAVEEKPAEPERTVEELLAELDELTGLAKVKREVHRQVAVLRVEKLRVEAGLKSPTITRHLVFTGNPGTGKTTVARLVSGIYKALGLLSKGQLIEVDRSELVAGYLGQTATKTAEVVASAVGGVLFIDEAYSLTAGELGADQYGREAVDTLVKEMEDRRDDLVVIVAGYPEPMEDFIAANPGLASRFRTTIAFEDYTDDELTDILTGLAEGADYELTANALDEFKVILASTRRDRSFGNGRFARNMLEAAIGRHAWRLRDVTAPTTEQLRQILAEDLTDEEPETAVPDKPAVAAELDSAVPEQPVVPDEDEQGETA, encoded by the coding sequence ATGACCGGCGCGGGGGGTACTTCGCTGCAGGACGCACTGTCCGGCCTGCTGGCCGTCGCTACGCGTGCCGGCGTTGCTGAGTCGGTGGCTCGCGCCGAGGCGCTGTCACTGGCCGCTGCTCTCGCTGAGTCGGCACCGGGTGCTTCTGCTGACTGGGCTGCGGTGACGCCGGGTTTCGGCACCCAGGACTTCTTCGACGCAGCGGTACGCGGCCGCCGCTGGCGTGGCGCACCTACTGCCGTACTGACTGACCTGGTTGCGCAGGGGTCTGCTGAGAAGGTGCCGTACGCCGAGGCGCTGGCTGAGGTGGCTTCGGCGGCTTGCAGTCTTGGTGAGCCGACCATGCGGGTCATCGGCAACGCATCGGTGGCGGCTGCCGCTCAGTTGCAGGCAGCAGGCGCACGGCAGCAAGTACAGGTCGGTGCCACTCCAACTACGGCTGCTCCCGCTGTAGAGGCGAAGCCTGCGGTGGAAGAAAAGCCTGCTGAGCCTGAACGAACTGTTGAAGAGTTGCTTGCTGAGCTTGATGAGCTGACTGGGTTGGCGAAGGTCAAGCGGGAGGTGCATCGGCAGGTTGCTGTGTTGCGGGTGGAGAAGTTGCGGGTCGAGGCGGGGCTGAAGAGTCCGACGATCACCCGGCACCTCGTGTTCACCGGCAACCCCGGCACCGGCAAGACGACCGTGGCTCGGCTCGTGAGTGGGATTTACAAGGCGCTTGGGCTGCTCTCCAAGGGGCAGCTGATCGAGGTCGACCGGTCTGAGCTGGTGGCCGGGTATTTGGGGCAGACGGCAACCAAGACCGCCGAGGTGGTCGCGTCGGCGGTCGGTGGCGTGCTGTTCATCGACGAGGCCTACAGCTTGACCGCTGGTGAGTTGGGCGCCGATCAGTACGGGCGTGAGGCTGTGGACACGTTGGTGAAGGAGATGGAGGACCGGCGGGACGATCTGGTCGTCATCGTGGCCGGCTACCCCGAGCCGATGGAGGACTTCATCGCGGCGAACCCCGGGCTGGCGAGCCGGTTCCGGACCACGATCGCGTTCGAGGACTACACCGACGACGAGCTGACCGACATCCTGACCGGCCTGGCCGAGGGCGCCGACTACGAGCTGACGGCGAACGCGCTGGACGAGTTCAAGGTGATCCTCGCGTCGACCCGGCGGGACCGTTCGTTCGGCAACGGCCGGTTCGCCCGCAACATGCTGGAGGCCGCGATCGGCCGGCACGCCTGGCGGCTGCGCGACGTGACGGCACCGACCACCGAGCAATTGCGTCAGATCCTCGCCGAGGACCTGACCGACGAAGAGCCGGAGACAGCGGTACCGGACAAGCCGGCCGTCGCGGCAGAGCTGGACAGCGCAGTACCGGAGCAGCCCGTAGTACCGGATGAGGACGAGCAAGGAGAGACGGCGTGA